A single region of the Polyangiaceae bacterium genome encodes:
- a CDS encoding RNA methyltransferase: MTDDQRLIAGLQPVREAIRVHGRRLSRVVVDGRSLPRLDALERFARDQQVPVVERRPKAELDRIAGGTMHQGVLAWGPPLGLTAPESLLDDPTLAAIALDGIQDPQNFGAVIRSAVGVASAAVVFGEHSAAPLTPATFRASAGAVEHARLCRPRSLSGFLRDAAAHGVTVVGLDAQATVSLSDVDLSGPTVVVVGNEHSGIGRGVRRACTVLARLIETERIDSLNASVAAAIALYELKKQRVKSAS; this comes from the coding sequence ATGACTGACGACCAACGGCTCATTGCCGGGCTCCAGCCGGTGCGTGAAGCCATCCGGGTCCACGGCCGGCGGCTGTCCCGCGTGGTGGTGGACGGCCGCTCCCTGCCCCGCCTGGACGCCCTGGAGCGCTTCGCCCGAGACCAGCAGGTGCCCGTGGTGGAACGCCGCCCGAAGGCGGAGCTCGACCGCATCGCCGGCGGCACGATGCACCAGGGCGTCCTCGCCTGGGGACCGCCCCTCGGGCTGACCGCCCCCGAGTCCCTGCTCGACGATCCGACCCTGGCCGCCATCGCGCTGGACGGCATTCAGGATCCGCAGAACTTCGGCGCCGTGATCCGAAGCGCCGTGGGCGTGGCGTCGGCTGCGGTGGTGTTCGGCGAGCACAGCGCGGCGCCCCTCACCCCCGCCACCTTCCGCGCTTCGGCCGGCGCGGTGGAGCACGCGCGGCTGTGTCGGCCGCGGAGCTTGTCCGGATTCTTGCGGGACGCCGCGGCTCACGGCGTCACGGTCGTCGGCCTCGACGCCCAAGCCACCGTGTCGCTCTCGGACGTGGACTTGTCCGGACCCACGGTAGTGGTGGTAGGCAATGAGCACTCGGGGATCGGACGCGGCGTCCGTCGCGCCTGCACGGTCCTCGCACGCTTGATCGAAACCGAACGCATCGACTCCTTGAACGCCTCCGTCGCGGCCGCCATCGCCCTCTACGAGCTCAAGAAACAGCGAGTGAAATCGGCGAGTTGA
- the pyrF gene encoding orotidine-5'-phosphate decarboxylase, with amino-acid sequence MTPRRRLAFALDYPTLADARRGAEAVCASAGVLKIGLELFVREGPAALRIGRELDCDVFLDLKLHDIPETVDRAVGSAIEHGVRYLTVHGVGGPRMLEQAARRAEGSGITLLAVTVLTSLDAADLRAVGVSDPPAEQARRVARLAFDHGVRGFVCSPAEVGALRAELGDSAVLVTPGIRPGGGAGDDQKRTGRPGATIRAGSSVLVVGRPIRDAADPAAVAAAIVQEIADASHD; translated from the coding sequence GTGACCCCGCGACGCCGCCTGGCGTTTGCTCTCGACTACCCCACCCTCGCAGACGCGCGACGGGGTGCGGAGGCGGTGTGCGCCAGCGCCGGTGTGCTGAAGATCGGCCTCGAGCTGTTCGTGCGCGAAGGGCCGGCGGCTCTTCGCATTGGGCGTGAGCTCGACTGCGACGTGTTCCTCGACTTGAAGCTCCACGACATCCCCGAGACGGTGGACCGCGCCGTCGGCAGCGCCATCGAGCACGGCGTGCGTTACCTCACGGTGCATGGCGTGGGCGGTCCCCGCATGTTGGAGCAGGCCGCTCGCCGGGCGGAGGGCAGCGGCATCACGCTCTTGGCCGTCACCGTGCTCACGTCCTTGGACGCAGCGGATCTGCGCGCCGTGGGCGTGAGCGATCCGCCCGCGGAGCAGGCACGACGCGTCGCCCGCCTCGCCTTCGATCACGGCGTGCGAGGCTTCGTGTGCTCCCCCGCCGAGGTGGGCGCCCTGCGGGCCGAGCTCGGGGACAGCGCGGTGCTCGTCACGCCGGGCATTCGTCCGGGCGGCGGCGCCGGGGACGACCAAAAGCGAACCGGGCGCCCGGGCGCCACCATCCGGGCCGGCTCCAGCGTGCTGGTGGTCGGACGTCCCATCCGCGACGCCGCGGATCCCGCCGCCGTCGCCGCAGCGATCGTTCAGGAGATCGCCGACGCCTCGCATGACTGA
- a CDS encoding MCE family protein: MSQRSIEVKVGALIIIALVLLGGFVVVMGGLSFEPTYTVFVDFENPGGLQSGAPVKIAGVKVGTVDEVQFRGGEIDPATNEPVPPIRVVAHIEKRYQKAIYANARWYVTTQGVLGEQFLAVEPGSNDRPVLQDKAVVQGISPPRLDLLLAESYELLHRAYEGITKNEKKITETFDGLHDTLKGTGDFFKKNDKKLDNIVTNVESLSVEANDTMKAARSRYVDNPQINRIINNVEHTTVTLNKNLDPMLTDGRQVLADTRKLTGTLASDKQLKRYDKITSDVSDTTGRARLAAADAQALVAHIKRGKGTVGALVMDEAVYDDLQEMLRDLKHNPWKFFWRE, from the coding sequence ATGAGCCAGCGTTCCATCGAGGTCAAGGTCGGTGCCCTGATCATCATCGCCCTGGTGCTGCTGGGCGGCTTCGTGGTGGTGATGGGAGGGCTGTCCTTCGAGCCCACCTACACGGTGTTCGTCGACTTCGAGAACCCCGGAGGGCTGCAGTCCGGGGCGCCGGTGAAGATCGCGGGAGTGAAGGTCGGCACTGTCGACGAAGTGCAGTTCCGCGGCGGCGAAATCGACCCGGCGACCAACGAGCCGGTGCCGCCCATCCGCGTGGTGGCCCACATCGAGAAGCGCTACCAGAAGGCGATCTACGCGAACGCCCGCTGGTACGTGACCACGCAGGGCGTGCTGGGCGAGCAGTTCCTGGCGGTGGAGCCCGGCTCCAACGATCGCCCCGTGCTGCAGGACAAGGCGGTGGTGCAGGGCATCAGCCCGCCGCGCCTCGATCTACTGCTGGCGGAGAGCTACGAGCTCTTGCACCGGGCCTACGAGGGCATCACCAAGAACGAGAAGAAGATCACCGAAACCTTCGATGGCCTGCACGACACGCTGAAGGGCACCGGGGACTTCTTCAAGAAGAACGACAAGAAGCTCGACAACATCGTCACCAACGTGGAGTCCCTGAGCGTCGAGGCCAACGACACCATGAAGGCGGCGCGCTCGCGCTACGTCGACAACCCGCAGATCAATCGCATCATCAACAACGTGGAGCACACCACCGTCACGCTGAACAAGAACCTCGATCCCATGCTCACGGATGGGCGCCAGGTGCTAGCGGACACGCGGAAGCTCACGGGCACCCTCGCCTCGGACAAGCAGCTCAAGCGCTACGACAAGATCACCAGCGACGTGAGCGACACCACTGGCCGGGCCCGCCTGGCGGCGGCGGACGCCCAGGCGTTGGTTGCTCACATCAAGCGGGGCAAGGGAACCGTCGGCGCGCTGGTCATGGACGAAGCGGTGTACGACGATCTGCAGGAGATGCTTCGCGACCTGAAGCACAACCCCTGGAAGTTCTTCTGGCGTGAGTGA
- a CDS encoding ATP-binding cassette domain-containing protein, which translates to MISFRNVKKSFGPKHVLKGVSFDVQDGEVFFIIGASGVGKSVLIKHLIGLLYPDDGEIWLDGEEVSRFDEKRMYGVRKKCAMVFQHSTLFDSMSCIENVALPLRKHKGMKPKEAATEARRLLQHVHMAEFSDRFPAELGDGMRKRVAIARALTLDPRYVLFDEPTTSLDPVSARRVDKLIRELSDTLGVTSIVVSHDLVSIFTIADRIVMLYNGHVKMLGTQADFRASPDGIIQQFINGRAEGPMDA; encoded by the coding sequence ATGATCTCCTTCAGGAACGTCAAGAAGTCCTTCGGCCCCAAACACGTGCTCAAAGGCGTGAGCTTCGACGTGCAGGACGGCGAGGTCTTCTTCATCATCGGCGCCTCCGGCGTGGGCAAGAGCGTGCTCATCAAGCACCTGATCGGCCTCTTGTACCCCGACGACGGCGAGATCTGGCTGGATGGCGAGGAGGTCAGCCGCTTCGACGAAAAGCGCATGTACGGCGTGCGGAAGAAGTGCGCGATGGTGTTTCAGCACTCCACCCTGTTCGACAGCATGTCGTGCATCGAGAACGTCGCCCTGCCCTTGCGCAAGCACAAGGGCATGAAGCCGAAGGAAGCCGCCACGGAGGCCCGGCGGCTGCTGCAGCACGTGCACATGGCGGAGTTTTCGGACCGTTTTCCGGCGGAGCTCGGCGACGGCATGCGCAAGCGGGTGGCCATCGCTCGCGCCCTCACCCTCGACCCTCGCTATGTGCTGTTCGACGAGCCGACCACCAGCCTGGACCCGGTCAGCGCACGGCGCGTGGACAAGCTCATCCGCGAGCTTTCCGACACCCTGGGGGTCACCAGCATCGTGGTTTCGCACGATCTCGTCAGTATCTTCACGATCGCCGACCGCATCGTCATGCTGTACAACGGTCACGTGAAGATGCTGGGAACCCAGGCGGATTTCCGCGCCTCCCCGGACGGGATCATCCAGCAGTTCATCAATGGCAGAGCCGAGGGGCCGATGGATGCCTGA
- a CDS encoding ABC transporter permease codes for MSNADTAPASTAVGTVDEDAIVHEKTGVAALGAAFLKLLAAGREMYSVFVKTLYYTARGQRRPGAIVKEMYEIGNRSLVFLCVVMGFIGMILVYQAGVQTKRVVPDLSLLGATFLEILVRDLAASISALMLATRVGAGIAAEIGSMVVTEQVDALRMCAADPVDYLIKPRFVASIFMTTVLVVIACTVAFCTGMWTGYAFFDINPRTFVNISLVDAGDLTIGLSKCVAYGAAIPVVSGYCGLSTFGGSEGVGWATTRAVVNSSLTVIILNFFISGAGYLIFG; via the coding sequence ATGTCGAACGCGGATACCGCCCCCGCCAGCACCGCCGTCGGCACCGTCGACGAAGACGCCATCGTCCATGAAAAGACGGGCGTCGCTGCGCTCGGCGCCGCGTTCTTGAAGCTCCTCGCCGCGGGTCGCGAGATGTACTCGGTGTTCGTCAAGACGCTGTACTACACCGCCCGCGGGCAGCGTCGGCCCGGCGCCATCGTCAAGGAGATGTACGAGATCGGCAATCGCTCGCTCGTCTTCTTGTGCGTCGTGATGGGCTTCATCGGCATGATCCTCGTGTATCAGGCCGGCGTGCAGACCAAGCGCGTGGTGCCGGATCTCTCCCTGCTCGGCGCCACCTTCCTCGAGATCCTGGTGCGCGACTTGGCGGCCAGCATCTCCGCCCTCATGCTCGCCACCCGCGTGGGCGCCGGCATCGCTGCCGAGATCGGCTCCATGGTGGTCACCGAGCAGGTGGACGCCCTCCGCATGTGCGCTGCGGATCCCGTGGACTACCTGATCAAGCCGCGCTTCGTGGCCAGCATCTTCATGACCACGGTGCTCGTCGTCATCGCCTGCACAGTGGCCTTCTGCACCGGCATGTGGACCGGCTACGCGTTCTTCGACATCAACCCCCGCACCTTCGTGAACATCAGCCTGGTGGACGCCGGTGATCTGACCATCGGCCTCAGCAAGTGCGTCGCCTACGGCGCGGCCATCCCGGTGGTCAGCGGCTACTGCGGCCTGTCCACCTTCGGCGGCTCCGAGGGCGTGGGCTGGGCCACCACCCGCGCCGTCGTGAACTCCTCCCTCACGGTCATCATCCTGAACTTCTTCATCAGCGGCGCCGGGTATTTGATCTTCGGGTGA
- a CDS encoding ABC transporter permease translates to MSTTRALTPFALLGEFFLSAATVVGGMGVMLGRIMVRLLRLNFDKSELLRNMYKMGVKSLPIVVVTALFTGGIMVIQAAPIVERYNAQGLLGWGAGFGTLREIGPLLTALMISGRVGANNTAELGTMVVTEQIDALRALAIDPISFLIVPRFIGIVTTLFLSTVFADALALFGAAYAGLGILGVDPAVFYNGLTAGLLDLSDVNHGLIKSVVFGIVIALASCQFGISTSGGAPGVGRSVNATVVVSAAGIFILDYIVSFAIG, encoded by the coding sequence ATGTCCACCACCCGAGCGCTGACCCCCTTCGCCCTGCTCGGCGAGTTCTTCTTGAGCGCGGCCACCGTGGTGGGCGGCATGGGGGTGATGCTCGGACGCATCATGGTGCGGCTCCTGCGCCTGAACTTCGACAAGAGCGAGCTGCTCCGCAACATGTACAAGATGGGCGTGAAGTCGCTGCCCATCGTGGTGGTCACGGCGCTGTTCACCGGAGGCATCATGGTGATCCAGGCCGCCCCCATCGTGGAGCGCTACAACGCCCAGGGCCTGCTCGGCTGGGGTGCGGGCTTCGGCACACTGCGGGAGATCGGCCCGCTCCTGACGGCCTTGATGATCTCCGGTCGCGTCGGCGCGAACAACACCGCCGAGCTCGGTACCATGGTGGTCACCGAGCAGATTGACGCCCTCCGGGCGCTGGCCATCGATCCCATCAGCTTTTTGATCGTGCCGCGCTTCATCGGCATCGTGACGACGCTGTTCCTGTCCACGGTGTTCGCCGACGCGCTGGCGCTGTTCGGCGCGGCCTACGCGGGCCTCGGCATCTTGGGGGTGGACCCCGCCGTGTTCTACAACGGGCTCACCGCCGGGCTCCTGGATCTGAGCGACGTGAACCACGGCCTGATCAAGAGCGTGGTGTTCGGCATCGTCATCGCGCTGGCGAGCTGCCAGTTCGGCATCTCCACCAGCGGCGGCGCCCCCGGCGTGGGTCGCTCCGTGAACGCCACCGTGGTGGTGAGCGCAGCGGGCATCTTCATCCTGGACTACATCGTGTCCTTCGCGATCGGCTGA
- a CDS encoding ATP-binding cassette domain-containing protein → MIRLEGIEKSFDRPVLRGIDLFVPAGCLYGLIGPGASGKSVMLKLMTGLIRPDGGRVLIDDKDILSMTDLELQEFRKRIGMLFQNNALFDFMTVAENIAFPLRRLFDLQEQEIKERIAERLSCVSLPGFEERMPSGLSGGQKKRVGVARATVAQAPIVLYDEPAAGLDPVTSQKIFNLLRDEQRAANATVVMVSSDLDRLLTVTDRVGMMYRGRLIFDGTTEEAKASRDPYVHQFVHGIPEGPL, encoded by the coding sequence GTGATCCGCCTCGAAGGCATCGAGAAGAGCTTCGATCGCCCCGTCCTCCGCGGCATCGATCTTTTCGTGCCCGCGGGCTGCCTCTACGGGCTCATCGGCCCCGGCGCCAGCGGCAAGAGCGTGATGCTCAAGCTGATGACCGGGCTGATTCGTCCCGACGGCGGCCGCGTGCTGATCGACGACAAGGACATCTTGTCGATGACGGATCTTGAGCTGCAGGAGTTTCGCAAGCGCATCGGCATGCTGTTCCAGAACAACGCCCTGTTCGACTTCATGACCGTCGCAGAGAACATCGCGTTCCCACTGCGGCGGCTGTTCGATCTGCAAGAGCAGGAGATCAAGGAGCGCATCGCCGAGCGCCTCTCCTGCGTGTCGCTCCCCGGCTTCGAGGAGCGCATGCCGTCGGGCCTCTCCGGCGGGCAGAAGAAGCGCGTGGGCGTCGCCCGCGCTACCGTCGCCCAAGCCCCCATCGTGCTCTACGACGAGCCCGCGGCAGGACTCGATCCCGTCACCAGCCAGAAGATCTTCAATCTGCTGCGCGACGAGCAACGCGCGGCGAACGCCACCGTGGTCATGGTCTCGAGCGATCTCGATCGCCTGCTCACGGTCACGGATCGCGTGGGCATGATGTACCGCGGTCGGCTGATCTTCGACGGCACCACGGAAGAAGCGAAGGCGAGCCGCGACCCCTACGTGCATCAGTTCGTCCACGGCATCCCCGAGGGCCCCCTCTGA
- a CDS encoding DUF4190 domain-containing protein, whose protein sequence is MAAFASSLLGFVCLPAVGGLLGLTLGIAARGEIARSQGRRGGRGLATAAIALGVLNVVISVVMLAVLITYIARPSPVATRSTPAPPPVYLPPPTPFPTPTATSAPPTPVRGRGAASRETGVVVTHVGSVDLVDVGRDGDSLISVLEAQRKEAKKSGEKLVLWVVADDCKPCNGVAAALPDPNMQRALGKLRMVRVNARDFAGELSYLNVPTDKIPGFALLGSSNRPLDYVHGGEWDEDVPKNIAPVMSAFLRGTYKKRRDPWHGGQRDDETPL, encoded by the coding sequence ATCGCCGCCTTCGCGTCGTCGCTGCTGGGCTTCGTGTGTCTGCCCGCCGTTGGCGGCTTGCTCGGTCTCACTCTGGGCATCGCGGCCCGGGGTGAGATTGCGCGCTCCCAGGGCCGCCGCGGTGGCCGTGGTCTGGCGACGGCAGCGATCGCCCTGGGCGTGCTGAACGTCGTCATCTCCGTGGTGATGTTGGCAGTGCTCATCACGTACATCGCTCGGCCCAGCCCGGTGGCCACGCGATCCACGCCGGCGCCGCCGCCGGTGTACCTGCCCCCGCCCACCCCGTTCCCCACTCCCACGGCCACCAGCGCGCCTCCCACGCCCGTCCGCGGACGGGGCGCTGCCAGCCGCGAGACGGGGGTCGTGGTCACCCACGTGGGCAGCGTCGACCTGGTCGACGTCGGGCGGGATGGAGATTCCCTGATCAGCGTCCTCGAGGCCCAGCGCAAGGAAGCCAAGAAGAGCGGCGAGAAGCTGGTGTTGTGGGTGGTCGCAGACGACTGCAAACCATGCAATGGCGTGGCCGCGGCGCTGCCGGACCCGAACATGCAGCGCGCCCTCGGGAAGCTGCGGATGGTGCGGGTGAACGCCAGGGATTTTGCAGGGGAGCTCAGCTACCTCAACGTCCCCACCGACAAGATCCCGGGCTTCGCCCTGCTCGGCAGCAGCAATCGCCCACTGGACTACGTCCATGGAGGCGAGTGGGACGAAGACGTACCCAAGAACATTGCACCCGTCATGAGCGCTTTCCTGCGGGGCACCTACAAAAAGCGGCGGGATCCCTGGCACGGCGGCCAGCGCGACGACGAAACCCCGTTGTGA
- a CDS encoding tetratricopeptide repeat protein: MRKAGALLALVALLVSSTAVAAGPGQGDVAGDPAPGSPAAIKRAKKHFQTALTSYKNGAYREAIAELQEALRFDPNGKDLVYNLAVVHEKLGELDQAIEQFRRYSQMETDPKEIERVEKTIKRLEGARDELRAKEQAATPPPTERPPPKPDEPAPEPELRTTRVVIPPAEKGRLDAFTYGAAGVAGVATVVGVVYAVRAVSTRPGSDEATGPNSTVFELQDRAQRAHNYAVTADVAFVIAALSGGATALLYFGRDKEASPPTRIAVDRTGVRLSTGVAF; this comes from the coding sequence ATGCGAAAAGCGGGCGCCCTGCTGGCTTTGGTGGCTTTGCTGGTGAGCTCTACGGCCGTGGCAGCGGGGCCGGGGCAGGGCGACGTGGCGGGCGACCCGGCGCCCGGCTCTCCTGCTGCCATCAAGCGCGCGAAGAAGCACTTCCAAACCGCCCTGACCTCCTACAAGAACGGCGCCTACCGGGAGGCGATCGCCGAGCTGCAGGAGGCCCTGCGCTTCGATCCCAACGGCAAGGACCTCGTCTACAACCTGGCCGTGGTCCACGAGAAGCTCGGGGAGCTGGACCAGGCCATCGAGCAGTTTCGGCGCTACTCCCAGATGGAGACGGATCCGAAGGAGATCGAGCGGGTCGAAAAGACGATCAAGCGTCTGGAGGGCGCGCGGGACGAGCTCAGGGCCAAGGAGCAGGCGGCGACGCCACCGCCCACGGAACGGCCGCCCCCGAAACCCGACGAGCCCGCCCCGGAACCCGAGCTGCGCACCACGCGGGTGGTGATTCCGCCGGCCGAGAAGGGCCGCTTGGACGCATTCACCTATGGGGCGGCGGGCGTTGCCGGCGTGGCGACGGTGGTAGGTGTGGTGTATGCGGTGCGTGCGGTGAGCACGCGCCCGGGAAGCGACGAGGCAACCGGTCCGAACAGCACCGTGTTCGAGCTTCAAGACCGCGCACAGCGTGCCCACAACTATGCGGTGACCGCTGACGTCGCCTTCGTGATCGCCGCGTTGAGCGGCGGTGCGACGGCGCTGCTCTACTTCGGCCGCGACAAGGAAGCCTCGCCCCCGACCCGCATCGCCGTGGACCGGACCGGGGTGCGTCTGAGCACGGGGGTCGCCTTTTGA
- a CDS encoding serine/threonine protein kinase: MVGPGKLPRCPEHGLAYVDAAELDAAGADNLLGETVGGRFVVLGRLGAGSMGAVYRARQEAVGRDVALKIVRRERAYDAETKVRFEREARATSSLVSPHTVTVFDFGESEDGSWYMAMELLVGETLGERLRKVRRLPMADAVRVTREALKSLAEAHAKGIVHRDLKPDNLFLMQMPGEGGTPVEVCKVLDFGIAKLVRGDDQQVDTLETQAGTVFGTPRYMSPEQAQGVALDARSDIYSLGVILYQMLAGRAPFVDDDAVVVMARHIKDEPPRFSEIAPDAMIPPALEAVVFRALTKRPEARQQSAEQLSVELEAALDQLGPLTTGAHATSWVGPPTTLVGAPKPSRLPVALGLAVGGTVLAGVLGFWAVRAFATRSAPATSSPAAIADSSSAAPTPAVTIDLDAPQMATSANAQSDAGAKKPEKHRPVWRGYVKPGAKPGAKTPGSERYGRFE, translated from the coding sequence ATGGTGGGGCCGGGCAAGTTGCCGCGCTGCCCCGAGCATGGGTTGGCCTATGTGGACGCCGCGGAGCTCGACGCGGCGGGCGCCGACAACCTGCTGGGCGAGACTGTTGGCGGGCGCTTCGTGGTGCTGGGTCGTTTGGGGGCTGGCTCCATGGGGGCCGTGTATCGCGCGCGCCAGGAAGCCGTGGGTCGCGACGTAGCGCTCAAGATCGTCCGGCGCGAGCGCGCCTACGATGCCGAAACGAAAGTGCGTTTCGAACGCGAGGCCCGGGCCACCAGCTCGCTGGTGAGCCCGCACACCGTGACGGTGTTCGATTTCGGGGAGAGCGAGGACGGCTCCTGGTACATGGCCATGGAGCTCTTGGTCGGGGAAACTCTCGGCGAGCGTTTGCGCAAGGTACGGCGCCTGCCGATGGCGGACGCGGTTCGCGTCACCCGGGAAGCGCTGAAATCCCTGGCAGAGGCTCACGCCAAGGGCATCGTTCATCGCGACCTCAAGCCCGACAACCTGTTCCTGATGCAAATGCCCGGGGAAGGGGGCACGCCCGTCGAGGTGTGCAAGGTCCTCGACTTCGGCATCGCGAAGCTGGTGCGAGGCGATGACCAGCAGGTGGACACCCTCGAGACGCAGGCCGGGACCGTGTTCGGAACGCCACGCTACATGTCGCCGGAGCAGGCCCAAGGCGTGGCCCTCGACGCGCGTAGCGACATCTATTCACTGGGCGTGATCCTCTATCAAATGCTCGCTGGACGGGCGCCCTTCGTGGACGATGACGCCGTGGTGGTCATGGCCCGCCACATCAAGGACGAACCACCGCGGTTCTCCGAAATCGCGCCAGACGCGATGATTCCGCCAGCCTTGGAGGCGGTGGTGTTTCGCGCCCTCACCAAGCGCCCGGAAGCGCGACAGCAGAGCGCCGAGCAGCTGAGCGTGGAGCTCGAGGCGGCGCTCGATCAACTGGGGCCGCTGACGACCGGCGCCCACGCGACCAGTTGGGTCGGACCGCCCACCACACTGGTCGGCGCCCCCAAACCCTCGCGTTTGCCCGTCGCTCTGGGCCTCGCCGTCGGCGGCACCGTGCTCGCCGGAGTCCTGGGATTTTGGGCGGTTCGTGCGTTCGCGACCCGCTCGGCACCGGCCACCTCGTCGCCCGCGGCCATCGCCGATAGCTCCAGCGCGGCTCCCACGCCCGCCGTCACGATCGATCTCGACGCGCCACAGATGGCTACCAGCGCCAACGCCCAGAGCGATGCCGGAGCGAAAAAGCCCGAGAAGCATCGACCGGTGTGGCGCGGTTACGTGAAGCCGGGGGCGAAACCCGGCGCCAAGACCCCAGGCTCGGAACGCTACGGCCGCTTCGAGTAG
- a CDS encoding LD-carboxypeptidase, producing the protein MTPEAPRTTVWSVLRPPPLRPGDRVRVVAPSGPFDHTLVWRGMGFLSERYRVEVDRGCFVRHGFLAGTDERRRDELNAALADPDLSAIVAARGGYGFGRIAASIDLAALARHPKWLVGFSDITALHVEAARIGVASMHAHNAAGLGRGDAHARAAWIAALEAPETPRSFDDLELWYGGSAEGPLFGGNLTMLFTCAAAGRLSPPPGALWMLEDVTESAYRLDRMLTALIDGGAFDRAAGVIVGELTDCGPGIHGVPALDVLRERLGTLGVPVLAGLPMGHGRHNAPMPLGLGARIEGRRLTVSLA; encoded by the coding sequence TTGACGCCGGAGGCCCCGAGAACGACCGTTTGGTCGGTGCTCCGTCCTCCCCCGCTCCGCCCCGGCGATCGCGTTCGGGTGGTGGCGCCGTCCGGCCCCTTCGACCACACCTTGGTGTGGCGCGGTATGGGCTTCTTGTCCGAGCGCTACCGCGTGGAGGTGGATCGCGGCTGCTTCGTGCGTCACGGCTTTTTGGCCGGAACGGACGAGCGCCGGCGTGACGAGCTGAACGCCGCCCTCGCCGATCCCGACCTCTCCGCCATCGTGGCGGCCCGTGGCGGCTATGGCTTCGGGCGCATCGCCGCCAGCATCGATCTCGCCGCGCTGGCGCGTCACCCCAAGTGGCTGGTGGGCTTCAGCGACATCACGGCGCTCCACGTCGAAGCCGCGCGCATCGGTGTGGCATCGATGCACGCCCACAACGCCGCCGGCCTGGGCCGCGGAGACGCCCACGCCCGCGCTGCGTGGATCGCCGCCCTGGAGGCGCCCGAGACGCCCCGCAGCTTCGACGACCTCGAGCTTTGGTACGGCGGCAGCGCCGAGGGGCCGCTCTTCGGGGGCAACCTCACGATGCTGTTCACCTGCGCCGCTGCGGGGCGCTTGTCACCACCGCCCGGTGCGCTGTGGATGCTGGAAGACGTGACCGAGTCGGCCTATCGCCTCGATCGCATGCTGACGGCGCTGATCGACGGCGGCGCCTTCGATCGCGCCGCCGGCGTGATCGTGGGTGAGCTCACGGACTGCGGCCCCGGCATTCACGGCGTGCCGGCCTTGGACGTGCTGCGCGAGCGCTTGGGGACCCTCGGCGTTCCCGTGCTCGCGGGCCTGCCGATGGGGCACGGCCGGCACAACGCGCCGATGCCCCTCGGCCTGGGCGCTCGCATCGAAGGCCGTCGCCTGACGGTGTCTCTCGCCTGA
- a CDS encoding acyltransferase family protein — translation MDSSKALARITDVAVSDVLPLAQRLFGATRRSLDELALRTLGPDFDERVKELAAHYAAVGGDPFGLDAETAKYAIMVSAFFHRVYFRTEVTGVENVPKGRVLLIANHSGQVPIDGAIIGAALFFDADPPRLIRAMVEKWSQTLPFVSTFFRRVGQVVGVPENARRLLEMGEPLLVFPEGTRGISKPFTRRYQLQEFGLGFMRLAIETKTPIVPVAVVGAEEQYVNFGNLRWAARAFGMPVFPVIPQVFIPGGQMPLPTKYRITFGEPMRFSGDPDDDDLVMGEKVWVVRQTIQSMINRGLKQRKSLFF, via the coding sequence ATGGATTCGTCCAAAGCCTTGGCGCGGATCACCGACGTGGCGGTGAGCGACGTGCTGCCCCTGGCGCAGCGCCTGTTCGGCGCCACGCGTCGATCGCTGGACGAGCTGGCGTTGCGGACCTTGGGGCCGGACTTCGACGAACGGGTCAAGGAGCTGGCCGCCCACTACGCCGCCGTCGGTGGCGATCCCTTCGGCTTGGACGCCGAGACCGCGAAGTACGCCATCATGGTGAGCGCGTTCTTTCACCGGGTGTACTTCCGCACCGAGGTCACCGGCGTGGAGAACGTGCCCAAGGGCAGGGTGCTGCTGATCGCCAACCACTCCGGGCAGGTCCCCATCGACGGCGCCATCATCGGCGCAGCGTTGTTCTTCGACGCGGATCCGCCGCGGTTGATCCGCGCCATGGTGGAGAAGTGGTCGCAGACGTTGCCCTTCGTCTCCACCTTCTTTCGCCGCGTAGGCCAGGTGGTGGGCGTGCCGGAGAACGCGCGGCGCCTGCTCGAGATGGGCGAGCCACTGTTGGTCTTTCCGGAGGGCACCCGCGGCATCTCGAAGCCGTTCACCCGCCGCTATCAGCTGCAGGAGTTCGGTCTCGGCTTCATGCGTCTCGCGATCGAGACCAAGACGCCCATCGTGCCGGTGGCGGTGGTGGGGGCGGAGGAGCAGTACGTGAACTTCGGCAACCTGCGCTGGGCCGCCCGCGCCTTCGGCATGCCGGTGTTTCCGGTGATCCCCCAGGTGTTCATCCCCGGCGGGCAGATGCCGCTGCCTACGAAGTACCGCATCACCTTCGGCGAGCCCATGCGCTTCTCGGGCGATCCGGACGACGACGACCTGGTCATGGGCGAGAAGGTGTGGGTCGTGCGCCAGACGATCCAGAGCATGATCAATCGCGGCCTCAAGCAGCGAAAGAGTCTGTTCTTCTGA